The following coding sequences are from one Ruminococcus flavefaciens AE3010 window:
- a CDS encoding pyridoxamine 5'-phosphate oxidase family protein: MSKLNDFLTEAGIFYVATNDGAQPKLRPFGAHVEVDGVVHFAVGDFKAVYRQMLANPLCEIVACKPEGLWLRYTGKIVFDEDVKYADAMLENSPVLREIYNEKTGYVMKTFHLEEAEAYLMPPMGQPEKIL; this comes from the coding sequence ATGAGCAAACTAAACGATTTTCTTACAGAAGCAGGTATCTTCTACGTTGCAACAAACGACGGTGCACAGCCTAAGCTGAGACCTTTCGGCGCACACGTTGAGGTAGACGGTGTTGTACACTTCGCAGTAGGCGACTTCAAGGCAGTCTACAGACAGATGCTGGCTAATCCTCTCTGTGAGATAGTAGCATGCAAGCCCGAGGGCTTATGGCTTCGCTACACAGGAAAGATTGTTTTCGACGAGGACGTCAAGTACGCCGATGCTATGCTGGAGAACAGTCCTGTTCTCAGAGAGATCTACAATGAGAAAACAGGCTATGTTATGAAAACTTTCCACCTTGAGGAGGCAGAGGCATATCTCATGCCGCCTATGGGTCAGCCTGAAAAGATACTGTAA
- the cysK gene encoding cysteine synthase A: MIYNNILEAMGHTPMIKLSRMNKKGNADVYVKFEGLNVGGSIKTRTAYNMIRHAEKEGKIHEGTIIVEPTSGNQGIGLALVGAVKGYKTIIIMPDSVSEERRKLVKHYGAEVILIHDDGDIGKCIQTCLDTALKMAEEDENVFVPQQFANVNNIGAHKYHTALEILEETAVKIDGFCSGIGTGGTITGIGEALKAQYPDMVIWAVEPENAAILAGGNIGTHLQMGIGDGIIPDILNQNIYDDIYIVTDEEAIQTAKDLAAKEGIMCGISSGTNVAAALKLAEKLGEGKTVVTILPDTAERYFSTPLFEE; the protein is encoded by the coding sequence ATGATATACAACAACATTCTGGAAGCTATGGGACATACTCCCATGATAAAGCTCAGCCGAATGAACAAAAAGGGAAACGCAGACGTTTACGTTAAGTTCGAGGGACTTAACGTGGGCGGCTCCATAAAGACACGTACAGCCTACAACATGATACGCCACGCCGAAAAGGAGGGCAAGATACACGAGGGTACAATAATCGTGGAGCCCACCAGCGGCAATCAGGGTATCGGTCTTGCTCTTGTGGGAGCTGTTAAAGGCTATAAGACCATAATCATCATGCCTGATTCCGTCAGCGAGGAGCGCCGCAAGCTGGTCAAGCACTACGGTGCCGAGGTGATACTTATCCATGACGACGGCGATATCGGCAAGTGCATACAGACCTGTCTTGATACGGCTCTGAAAATGGCTGAGGAGGACGAGAATGTGTTCGTTCCTCAGCAGTTCGCCAACGTGAACAATATCGGCGCTCACAAGTACCACACAGCGCTGGAGATACTGGAGGAGACAGCAGTCAAGATAGACGGCTTCTGCTCGGGCATCGGCACAGGCGGCACTATCACAGGCATAGGCGAAGCTCTGAAAGCTCAGTATCCCGATATGGTGATTTGGGCTGTAGAGCCCGAGAACGCTGCCATACTTGCAGGCGGAAACATCGGAACTCACCTGCAGATGGGCATTGGCGACGGTATCATACCCGATATCCTCAACCAGAATATCTACGACGATATCTATATAGTCACTGACGAGGAGGCTATACAGACTGCCAAGGATTTAGCCGCAAAAGAGGGTATAATGTGCGGCATATCCAGCGGTACAAATGTTGCCGCAGCCCTGAAGCTTGCCGAAAAGCTGGGCGAGGGCAAGACAGTAGTGACCATTCTTCCCGATACTGCGGAGAGATACTTCTCAACTCCGCTGTTCGAGGAATGA
- a CDS encoding class I tRNA ligase family protein: protein MSDNKEKKNFEIPRPVFPKRAVVTGGMPYGNKELHFGHVGGMLVFADTYARFLRDRIGKENVIFVSGTDCYGSPIAEGWRVKVKNGEFEGSLEDFVQRNHNKQKETLAAYGIAPNLFAASGLGRSKEIHASVTDRFISSLHKKGQLNQITTMQFFDEKAGVFLNGRQVIGKCPVDGCTSEKGYADECDMGHQYMPENLINPVSTLTGETPTMKPVTNWYFKLRDYEQLMKDWVEELKKRKDIRSVVWKTIDEFLKKPVIYIKREFEEKYMELKGSMPVHNYIEEPKKPSFTIEFDKLSDCDEACRVLTENGIRYRTGKTLVPFRLTGNIEWGVPAPVMDGVEGLTVWVWPESLWAPISFTETYLESIGHDKEEWRDYWCSKDATVYQFIGQDNIYFYGIAEPAMWMAQQESDTKTASPADGELQLPVIVANHHILFLDKKASSSGAVKPPMADDLLNHYTPEQLRMHWLGLGLGQRSVSFMPKPYNPDAKPEDADPVVKDGLLLSNVFNRMIRTAFYTAQKELDGVMPNNAPEEKFREDAKKAVLEYERHMSKFAFHQCTYVLDSYIRNGSKYMAKALTGEYPDKEALKQALANLFYMIRITGVLLHPMAPFGTEKLREYLEVDERIWSWDTILEPLTYFTGEDHKLKFLPPRTDFFTRHESQFASAEE from the coding sequence ATGTCAGACAATAAAGAAAAGAAAAATTTTGAGATACCCCGTCCTGTGTTCCCGAAAAGGGCTGTAGTCACAGGCGGTATGCCCTACGGCAACAAGGAGCTCCACTTCGGTCACGTGGGTGGTATGCTTGTATTTGCGGATACCTATGCACGCTTCCTGAGAGACCGCATAGGCAAGGAAAATGTCATCTTCGTCAGCGGTACGGACTGCTACGGCTCACCTATTGCAGAGGGCTGGCGCGTAAAGGTCAAGAACGGCGAGTTTGAGGGCTCCCTTGAGGATTTCGTACAGAGAAATCACAACAAGCAGAAGGAGACTCTTGCCGCTTACGGTATAGCTCCCAATCTGTTTGCAGCTTCGGGACTGGGACGTTCCAAGGAGATACACGCTTCCGTTACCGACCGCTTTATCAGCTCCCTCCACAAAAAGGGACAGCTGAACCAGATAACCACCATGCAGTTCTTCGACGAAAAGGCAGGTGTGTTCCTCAACGGCAGACAGGTAATAGGCAAGTGCCCCGTTGACGGCTGTACCTCTGAAAAGGGCTATGCAGACGAGTGCGACATGGGACATCAGTATATGCCCGAGAACCTCATAAATCCTGTCAGCACCCTTACAGGCGAAACTCCCACCATGAAGCCCGTTACCAACTGGTATTTCAAGCTCCGCGACTATGAGCAGCTCATGAAAGACTGGGTGGAGGAACTGAAAAAGCGCAAGGATATCCGTTCCGTAGTATGGAAGACCATTGACGAGTTCTTAAAGAAGCCCGTTATCTATATCAAGCGTGAGTTCGAGGAGAAGTACATGGAGCTGAAAGGCTCTATGCCCGTGCACAACTATATCGAGGAGCCGAAAAAGCCCTCCTTCACTATCGAGTTCGACAAGCTCTCCGACTGCGATGAAGCCTGCCGCGTACTCACCGAGAACGGAATACGCTACAGAACAGGCAAGACCCTTGTGCCTTTCCGTCTTACAGGAAACATCGAGTGGGGAGTACCAGCCCCCGTTATGGACGGCGTTGAGGGACTTACTGTATGGGTATGGCCCGAGTCCTTGTGGGCTCCTATCTCATTCACAGAGACTTACCTTGAATCTATCGGTCACGACAAGGAAGAATGGCGCGACTACTGGTGCAGCAAGGACGCTACAGTGTACCAGTTCATCGGTCAGGACAATATCTACTTCTACGGTATTGCCGAGCCTGCAATGTGGATGGCTCAGCAGGAGAGCGACACAAAGACCGCTTCACCTGCCGACGGAGAGCTCCAGCTCCCTGTTATCGTGGCTAACCACCATATCCTCTTCCTTGACAAAAAGGCTTCAAGCTCGGGCGCAGTAAAGCCGCCTATGGCTGACGACCTGCTCAATCACTATACTCCCGAGCAGCTCCGTATGCACTGGCTGGGACTTGGTCTGGGACAGCGCTCCGTAAGCTTCATGCCAAAGCCCTACAATCCCGACGCAAAGCCCGAGGACGCAGATCCCGTTGTAAAGGACGGACTGCTCCTGTCAAACGTTTTCAACCGTATGATAAGAACAGCTTTCTATACCGCACAGAAGGAGCTTGACGGCGTTATGCCAAACAATGCTCCCGAGGAGAAGTTCCGCGAGGACGCAAAAAAGGCAGTTCTCGAATACGAGAGACATATGTCAAAGTTTGCCTTCCACCAGTGCACCTACGTTCTGGACAGCTATATCCGCAACGGCAGCAAGTACATGGCAAAGGCGCTCACAGGCGAATATCCCGACAAGGAAGCGCTCAAGCAGGCTCTTGCGAACCTGTTCTACATGATAAGGATAACAGGAGTGCTCCTCCACCCAATGGCTCCTTTCGGCACAGAGAAGCTCCGCGAGTATCTTGAAGTTGACGAGCGAATCTGGTCATGGGATACTATCCTTGAACCGCTGACATATTTCACAGGGGAGGATCACAAGCTGAAATTCCTGCCGCCGAGAACGGACTTCTTCACACGTCACGAGAGCCAGTTCGCTTCTGCCGAAGAGTGA
- a CDS encoding peptidoglycan-binding domain-containing protein has translation MPYTEQQKREHIRELQTYLYAISMFDKNIPQILPDGVYDADTKAAVEAFQRTYGLPVTGETDAATWNRIAAIYRDYLDGSPAAYHAFPSRSFKACEGDSGELVYIIQAMLWKAAAWYDNMPKVSVCGEFDEATAAAVRSFQQCSGLPDSGAVDCPTWNMLVRFLEVKA, from the coding sequence ATGCCATACACAGAACAGCAGAAAAGGGAGCACATACGCGAGCTCCAGACATACCTTTACGCCATATCCATGTTCGATAAGAACATACCCCAGATACTCCCCGACGGAGTATACGACGCGGATACAAAAGCCGCTGTGGAAGCCTTTCAGCGCACATACGGACTTCCCGTCACAGGCGAGACCGACGCTGCCACATGGAACAGGATAGCGGCTATCTACCGCGATTATCTTGACGGCTCTCCCGCAGCCTATCACGCCTTTCCCTCGCGGAGCTTCAAAGCCTGTGAGGGCGACAGCGGCGAACTGGTCTATATCATACAGGCAATGCTGTGGAAAGCTGCGGCGTGGTATGACAATATGCCAAAGGTGAGCGTCTGCGGCGAGTTCGACGAGGCAACGGCGGCTGCCGTGCGGAGCTTCCAGCAGTGTTCGGGACTTCCCGACAGCGGCGCCGTGGACTGTCCCACATGGAATATGCTGGTGCGTTTTCTTGAGGTAAAAGCGTGA
- a CDS encoding glutamate--tRNA ligase yields MDYKALADYLFPDVTATPEDIEARFPERELPTGANVTRIGPSPTGFVHLGNLYNAIIGERIAHQSKGVFYLRIEDTDNKREVEGAVETVINAMDYFGVHFDEGATAEGDNGSYGPYRQRQRKDIYHVFAKLLTERGLAYPCFMTAEEIEAIREQQTANKENPGVYGEYAKCRDLSLDEIKANIEAGKEWVLRFRGQETGETIAVEDAIRGKLEMPRNNMDFVLLKSDGIPTYHFAHVVDDHFMRSTHVIRGEEWISSLPMHVELFNTLGWKQPIYCHTATLMKIDGETGGKRKLSKRKDPELALSYYQQEGISRDAIWEFLLTLLNSNYEEWRIANPETDYHEFPYTLEKMSVSGALVDLDKLRDISKNVICRMPAQQVYDGWLEWCNEYDKDFAELINKYPERTLAALNVGRGGAKPRRDIETWKQACDFMSFYYDEKFTVSDPMPEECDEATVKEFFGKYLASYDHNDDSAAWFDKIKAITEEMGFAVKPKDYKKNPDQFKGSIVHITNMLRIALTGHANAPDIWEVSHVLGEEITRRRLQAFA; encoded by the coding sequence ATGGATTATAAAGCACTTGCAGACTACCTTTTTCCCGATGTTACGGCAACTCCCGAGGATATCGAGGCTCGTTTCCCCGAGAGGGAGCTCCCCACGGGAGCTAACGTTACCCGTATAGGTCCCAGCCCCACAGGCTTCGTACATCTTGGCAACCTCTACAACGCTATCATCGGTGAGCGTATCGCTCATCAGTCAAAGGGCGTTTTCTACCTGAGAATCGAGGATACCGACAACAAGCGTGAGGTTGAGGGAGCAGTTGAGACCGTCATCAATGCTATGGACTACTTCGGTGTTCACTTCGACGAGGGCGCTACAGCAGAGGGCGACAACGGCAGCTACGGTCCCTACAGACAGCGTCAGCGTAAGGACATCTACCACGTATTTGCAAAGCTCCTCACCGAAAGAGGACTTGCTTATCCCTGCTTCATGACAGCAGAGGAGATAGAGGCTATCCGCGAGCAGCAGACCGCAAACAAGGAGAACCCCGGAGTTTACGGCGAGTATGCAAAGTGCCGCGACCTGAGTCTTGACGAGATAAAGGCAAATATCGAAGCAGGCAAGGAGTGGGTGCTCCGTTTCAGAGGTCAGGAGACAGGCGAGACTATCGCCGTTGAGGACGCTATCCGCGGAAAGCTGGAAATGCCAAGAAACAACATGGACTTCGTGCTCCTCAAGAGCGACGGTATCCCCACATATCACTTCGCACACGTTGTGGACGACCACTTCATGCGCTCCACCCACGTTATCCGCGGCGAGGAGTGGATATCATCACTGCCGATGCACGTTGAGCTGTTCAACACTCTCGGCTGGAAGCAGCCTATCTACTGCCACACAGCAACACTCATGAAGATAGACGGTGAGACAGGCGGCAAGAGAAAGCTCTCCAAGAGAAAGGACCCCGAGCTGGCTCTGTCCTACTATCAGCAGGAGGGTATCAGCAGAGACGCTATCTGGGAGTTCCTCCTCACTCTGCTCAACTCCAACTACGAGGAGTGGAGAATCGCAAATCCCGAGACCGATTATCACGAATTCCCGTACACACTGGAGAAGATGTCCGTATCGGGCGCTCTTGTTGACCTTGACAAGCTCCGCGATATTTCCAAGAACGTTATCTGCCGTATGCCTGCACAGCAGGTCTATGACGGCTGGCTGGAATGGTGCAATGAGTACGACAAGGACTTCGCAGAACTTATCAACAAGTATCCCGAGAGAACACTTGCAGCTCTCAATGTTGGCAGAGGCGGCGCAAAGCCGAGACGTGACATCGAGACATGGAAGCAGGCATGCGACTTCATGAGCTTCTACTATGACGAGAAATTCACAGTGTCAGACCCAATGCCCGAGGAGTGCGACGAAGCAACAGTGAAGGAATTCTTCGGCAAATATCTTGCAAGCTACGACCATAACGACGACAGCGCGGCGTGGTTCGACAAGATAAAGGCTATCACCGAGGAAATGGGCTTTGCAGTAAAGCCGAAGGACTACAAGAAGAACCCCGACCAGTTCAAGGGAAGCATCGTCCATATCACAAATATGCTCCGTATAGCTCTCACAGGACATGCAAATGCTCCCGATATCTGGGAAGTGAGCCATGTTCTTGGCGAGGAGATAACACGCAGGCGTCTTCAGGCATTCGCCTGA